The genome window CGAGGAGGCACCCCGCGCCCACCTCCACGTCGGGTGAGCCGTGCTCGGCGAGAAAGGGCAGCAGCTCTTCCAGGTCGGTCGGGCACCACTGGCCCCCCAGGCTGAGGTTCACGCTCAGGCGCAGCCCCGGGTGGGTCGCCCGCCACGCGCGGCCCTCCTCCACCGCCCGGCGCAGCACCCACCCGGCGAGGGGGGCCATCAGCCCGGCGCGGGCGGCGAGCGGCAGGACCTGGGCGGGGGGCAGCTCGCCCAGGGCGGGGTGCGTCCAGCGCAGCAGCGCCTCGGCGCCCGTCACCCGCCCGCTGGCGAGGTGCAGGGCGGGCTGGTAGTGCAGGGTCAGGCCCTCGCCCTCCCCGCTCAGGGCCTCCCGCAGCGCCTCCTCCAGCCGGAAGGGGTCGGCGACCTCCTCGCGCAGTCCGGGGCCGAAGGTGCTCGCCTGGGCGCGGCCCCGGCGGCGGGCGTGGGTGAGGGCCGTCTCCGCGTCCGCGAGGGCCGCGCCGTCGTCGCCCAGCCCGACCGGGGCCACCCCGAGTGCGAAGGTGAGGGGCACGGCCTGACGCCCGGCGCGCACCGGGGCCGTGAAGGCCGAGCGCAGGGCCGCCGTCAGCGCCCCCGCCGTCTCCGGGGGGCCCGAGTGCGGCAGGAAGAGGGCGAAGGCGTCGTCCCCGAGCCGCGCCGCCCGCCCGCCGCGCGCGTCGGCGAGGTCGCCCAGCCGCGCCGCCACCCCGATTAGGAGGTGGTCGCAGGCGGTGCGGCCCAGCGCGGCGTTCAGGGCCCCGAAACCGTCGAGGTCGAGGCACAGGGCGGTGCCGGGCGCCCCCTGCACGAGGGCCTCGCGCAGCCCGGCGCGGTTGAGCAGCCCGGTCAGGGGGTCGTGGCGGGCCCCGTGCCGCAGCCGCGCCTGGGCGTGTCGCAGCGCCGAGACGTCGCGCAGGGTGAGGAGCAGGCCGGGCCGCGCGCCGGGGGCCTCTCCCGGGAGGAGGGTGCCGCGCACCTCCAGGTGCCGCCCGCCGCCGTCGGGGCGCACGAGGAGAAGCTCGGTCTCCAGCGGGAGGGTCAGGCTCTCCGCGCGCAGGTCGGGAAAGGCGAGGG of Deinococcus planocerae contains these proteins:
- a CDS encoding putative bifunctional diguanylate cyclase/phosphodiesterase — translated: APAAHLLALGDHAALLVDPAGRTQLVSERAAELLGLEGSRLLGVPLTRALPDLGVRLHTPGGAPLAFPDLRAESLTLPLETELLLVRPDGGGRHLEVRGTLLPGEAPGARPGLLLTLRDVSALRHAQARLRHGARHDPLTGLLNRAGLREALVQGAPGTALCLDLDGFGALNAALGRTACDHLLIGVAARLGDLADARGGRAARLGDDAFALFLPHSGPPETAGALTAALRSAFTAPVRAGRQAVPLTFALGVAPVGLGDDGAALADAETALTHARRRGRAQASTFGPGLREEVADPFRLEEALREALSGEGEGLTLHYQPALHLASGRVTGAEALLRWTHPALGELPPAQVLPLAARAGLMAPLAGWVLRRAVEEGRAWRATHPGLRLSVNLSLGGQWCPTDLEELLPFLAEHGSPDVEVGAGCLLDPGEGTLDLLEALRERGARLWVDDFGEGTTSLSALSRHPLTGIKLHPNLTARLPGDPRGVTLVEATLDLARRLGWQVTAVGVESAAGLELLRGLGCDAVQGHAVCPPLDPEAFGAWLRGR